The DNA sequence aatactacttTAAAACTTTGTAGATGAACAAAAATGTGCTTAAAGAAGTATAATCATATCTATCTTGGTAATAGCTTCAACAAGCATTAAAGCTGTGTTGGTGATGCAGATCTGTGAGGGCAGCTTAGTATCCTCGTCCTCAGTTTAATAGTTTATGTACTTGTACAATGTTCAAAGCTGTTGATCTAGAGCTCACTGCTCCGTCTATGTGTTTTAGTGGAGGTAAATTATTGCTCTGTGTTGTATTCATCTTGAATTATAATGAGATTGTAAAAATTGACGATGGAGATGACCTTTCTTCTTCAGATGACTATTAGATACTTTTGATACATGCTCATGTAGTTTAACAAAAGTTATtataagttttttttctttgttagtAGTGAGTTGGGTGCCACCTATGCTTGGGAATAGAACTTAATTTTCTCCTgggtttgtttgttattttatttgtgttgcattttttttcttttagggTAGTTAGTTTATGTTAAGGTAGTGGAGTTATGTTTGTTATTTTGGCTGCAGCCCCTCATAaactttaaagggggggttcaatggtattttatgcattctgacttattaacacagttatagagttgtttcctcatgtcaaacatagaaaaagtgtcaaaaaagcagtgttacagagtatttctgtgccgaatgcacgtcgccagggtttgtacaagtttctgaaagtttttttttcaattacaggtccaactgacgtttcgGGGGTTTCTATAAGtattacttctttttatgggcacttcccctggaaaaccccgcccacccgtcaatcagcgggagacgctagaacttacaaaaattacatcacgtgacagctttgtttaatttaaaaactcaacaatggcatgaaagaagaagtgtgtttttggatgtaaggagaagaaagccagccttatggaaacaatggatatagccACAGACAGTACATAATCATTAACACTTAGCATGAAATAAGTgcattttaaatacaaatgtagtatacatatttttttttactatggaGATTTCCCCATTTCCCCATTATTCAATAGGTGTATTCATTTAGTTAAATCATATGCATTAGATGTACTAACACGTATGACTACGTTCAATCGAACCGTGTGACCAGAAGTGACAAAACAACCAGGAGTGAAGCCGTCAACATGCTGGTCTGACTGCTCGCTTCACCTGAAGAGTAAGCTGTGTTacaaaggaaaaaaaatataacatcatttatttatattattcatttatttttaataaggaATATTGTCTCAAATACATTCACAGAAAAATACtcagtaaaaaaataacattgagCCTGTCACATACCTGTTCCATTTATCACGATTGAATAAGTGAAGATTTTGAAGGGCAGCGTGTTGTTGTTGGCAGCTCGGACTATAGTGTTCACGATCTGGGTGCTATTGGGTAAAGTGCTGTTCGCTGCAAAAGTAAGATCCATTGTGTTTCGAATCGTAGCCTCACTGATTGATTTTACACTGGCATCACTGGAGAACAAGAGTCAATAATCAGaataaatgttttcttgaattaaAGCTGTTTTCAAGAAAAGAAACCCCATTGTCCATGTACATACCTGATGTTTGTTAAAGATAAAACTATGAAGGATGTTGGATAATCAGCAATGAAAAATGGTTCCAGCTacagaaaacaacaacaacaacaaaaaaaacttgattAACAGAGAATGGTCTTTTAAATAAAGCTAATTGTAACACATAGCCAAGAAAtaatgtgtactttttttaaacccccaaaaaaataaaaatggccccatgatttactcaccctcaagccatcatTGATGTATATGATTGTcctttttcagacaaacacattcaaAGTCAAATTTAATAATGCCCTTTCTCTTCCAAGCTGTATAACATAATGTTGTGTCTGATttattcgtgatacgatcacaaaaaaaggaTCACGAACAAGAATGaaaaaattacatgactataggtacgtaatttggCGTGACTGGGCTGCACATGTTTACAAGAGAGTGCATTTCCAGcgattctttttcttctttttattattttctctgccattgacgagttagaGAAATCGcctccctgccaatgacgagtttttatggcaaactatatttctgctattatccactaggtggcgctcttactcaacttataaaatactgaggcatccactgatccaaaacagtaaaaactctgtatgttttgttcatcgttctgaatctgctATCTACTTTCCGGCTTGAAACATCATTGACTTGCCGCAAGTGTCTGACTTGACCACTCCATTTTCAACTCCAAAACTCATCATTCAGTTTTCACAGCGgtgcaaaaaaatgaaaatgatttattttcatCATACTTACCCCGGTTTTAATCATGGATGTCCTGTTACGATATTCAGGTGAACTTGAGTTTGAGAGAGCAGCCACAAAAGTGCCATTGGTCAAGATGGTCACTGGAATTGTCTGCAATGCTCCTaacatgtttgttgttgttattttagACAAAGAAAAATAGTATCATAAATTTTAAAACTCACATAACCCAGAGTGTTAGATAATTTGTGAAATTGTGCTTTTCTTACTAATAACAGCGATGGATGCAATATCAATGCTGAGGTTCAATCCTGAGGCTTGGTTTGAAGCTGCTTCTTTAAGCGTTTCAACGATCTCACTGGAACCTGGTATCGGATCAGCAGAGGATCCATCGAAGACCAACTCGAGCTCCGTCTCCACATTACCCGTCATTCGGGTTCTGACGACTTGTCTGAAATGAAACAAAGCACATATGTCATATGTCAAGGCAAATGTTTTGTGACAATGGGATTTAAGTTTGTAAGTCACTCTTTAATACTTTAAGATTGTCAAATACGTAATCTGCCTGGCAGTAAAGCCGTGACACAGTCATTCATGAGAAACAGAGTTCATTAAGTAATGATTGTGAAGTAGTTAGATATGCACTGACATACCTGAAAGCGATCACAATGGTCCAGAGGAAATGAGGTCCAAACTTGTTTTTATAGATGGTATCACACTGCAAAAGTCAATTGTTTTGTTGAATGTCAAGAATTCTATTTCATGTCAGTAGATCATGATAGACTCATAAATAGAAGTGCTTGAAATGTTTACTGTAGATGTTTTTGTTCCAAAGCACTTGGATGATTGCAATAGCAGTCTTTTTCTCTCTTTAAAATTTGATTATTTAAGTCAATAAACATACATAGAGAACAATCTCTAAATTcttgttaaaggacaagttgggtattttacactacaagccctgttttcagattgtttatgatgaaatagaacggttttgactgaaatttcgacatatgcggctgcccagagaatttttgggtgtttgtgtttcacctcacacctttacaatgggtttaatggtgcactggaacaatccttcctaaaatgcattaaactttcgtttacaaagacgtgaaactcagcgagtggtcaggggtgttcactggtatgctcacacaaaaatcgcagcaaaatacgcattccaacaggttttatcgtggtttttgccaactccattgacttgtattagttgtgctgtgaggtacggtattactccacgccgggaactttgtttctattcttgaaattggcaatggcggattagcgccaccaactgggaTGGAGTGTCTACTATTCAAgttctcagcggaagaatatacgggtgtgaggtgtttggaaaaaaacgttctatttcatcataaacaatctgaaaacagggctttaagtgtaaaataccaaacttgtcctttaatgtcATCCGAAACTTACCCCCTTTTTGACGACTGCTGCTAGTCTCTTAAATGTGTTACTTTGGTGATTTCCAAGGTCTGGCTCATACAAGACTGTCAGGACAAATGCTATGGCCACTTTTGGCAGAGGAATGGTTGGATCGGGCGTTAAGATCGGCACTGTTGTTGTTGGCATTGTagtggttgttgttgttgtctgCGTTGTGATGATTGTTGTCGTCGGCGGTGGCGATGCTGTAGTAGTTTCTATAGTTGAAGTAGTGGAAAGCTGGGGGCTTGTTGTCACTGAAGCCGTGGTTGTTTCTAGAGTTGTAGAAGCTGAAAGCTGGGGAGTTGTTGTCTCTGAAGCCGTGTTTTTTTCTGGAGTTGTAGTAGAGGAAAGCTGGGGGCTTGTTGTCCCTGAATCCATGGTTGTTTCTGGAGTTGAACTAGGGAAAAGCTGGGGGCTTGTTGTCTCTAAAGCTGTACTTGTTTCTAGAGTTGTAGTAGCAGAAAGCTGGGGGCTTGTTGTCTCTAAAGCTGTACTTGTTTCTAGAGTTGTAGTAGCAGAAAGATGGGGGCTTGTTGTGCCTGAAGCCATGGTTGTTTCTACAGTTGTAGTAGCTGAAAACTGGGGGCTTGTTGTCTCTGAAGCCATTGGTGTTTCTAGACTTGTTGTAGCTGAAAGCTGAGGGGTTGTCGTCTGCAAAGTCGTGGTTGTTTCTAAACTTGTAGTAGCTAAATGTAGGCAAGTGTATTTGTGAAACATGTTATGAAGCCTTGAAAACAATcaacctttttcttttttaagacATCAGGTTTTGTGTGTGATAGTGTCACTTAACTTTGGTGATTCATGAAACAAGTGTGCACGATGCAGTTTTACGTCATTGAATCATGACACAAGTGTACGTGATACAGCATCACTTCACTGATTCATTACATGAGTAAACGCGATACAGCACCACTCCGATGATTTATGACAAGATGGGCCCTTTCATACATCTGGCGCAATGCAGCACAAAGAgagtgttcaggcgcattgttggcgcattaCTATTTTGAGCCAACtaaaacctagtctaaagtcaatggcacaatatttttattgttatcAGTAATATGCACTTATAAACAGGACGACAAAACACATTTGCTTTTTAGAcgcatggatgcgcagcagcacacaaatgtttttaaatatgaacaattaaattattcaaattttaaagattattattgagtctcttggacataaataacTTTAGGAAAGTGAAACAGTAGCCtttttcacacagtaattctggtaaattaccatgaatttaccagaatgaatttaccagtaaatacaaaaatgtgctgttcacacatgcagtgacgttccgtcttttgtccgccgtgtcgtatttgtaaacggcgggttatgacttaatatccacggcccgtattttgttgttttcacatctgtggcaaacggtcgcgaagttgctcgtgaccaaacaacattgcgttaggcggcggCAAACGGAACCTGGCCGtttttgcacattaggcttcacagatggtgtgctaaggacgtcggcaatttggcaattagatggtaagctgttttaaaaaactttggtgaagaaatgtggatgttaacttcaggtgtgctcgacttttaagcaacatgtgtgtggaaacgtccgtaaacagtctgggggaaaccgcgtcacctgtataaaaaactttctgattggcccgcccgatctgtcagcgcggtctgacgtcatctaaatgccggtaatgctatatttttcgttcacacactgtaaaatatttctgtagaaattactgtattactgggtattactggcaactagctgccagtaacttactgtagattttacatttatgttatttactggaaacagtttgttta is a window from the Misgurnus anguillicaudatus chromosome 21, ASM2758022v2, whole genome shotgun sequence genome containing:
- the LOC129453903 gene encoding uncharacterized protein; the encoded protein is MDWVRIFKMRSTVLIITVFMSAATTSLETTTTLQTTTPQLSATTSLETPMASETTSPQFSATTTVETTMASGTTSPHLSATTTLETSTALETTSPQLSATTTLETSTALETTSPQLFPSSTPETTMDSGTTSPQLSSTTTPEKNTASETTTPQLSASTTLETTTASVTTSPQLSTTSTIETTTASPPPTTTIITTQTTTTTTTMPTTTVPILTPDPTIPLPKVAIAFVLTVLYEPDLGNHQSNTFKRLAAVVKKGCDTIYKNKFGPHFLWTIVIAFRQVVRTRMTGNVETELELVFDGSSADPIPGSSEIVETLKEAASNQASGLNLSIDIASIAVIRALQTIPVTILTNGTFVAALSNSSSPEYRNRTSMIKTGLEPFFIADYPTSFIVLSLTNISDASVKSISEATIRNTMDLTFAANSTLPNSTQIVNTIVRAANNNTLPFKIFTYSIVINGTAYSSGEASSQTSMLTASLLVVLSLLVTRFD